In Euwallacea similis isolate ESF13 chromosome 19, ESF131.1, whole genome shotgun sequence, the genomic stretch AACGAAACGAACTGCCGACGCATCCCAGAGCCCGAATTCGGGGAATACCCGATTAAATTTCTACATGTAGTCACTGTTGCCAGAATGTGTTGATAGAAATCGCATAGGCCATGTAccacttttttaatataaattaattcacaATATGTGTTTTAGACGtgtttaaattacaataaaccGTTGGCTCAGCTGCATGTATAACTTACACCTAAGGAGGAAAAATAGGGATATGTGGGCTACAATCACTTTCTGAATGTAGATAAAGATGAAGATCTCTGAATGACCGCAGTACCACACAGATTCACTGTTTATCCTGATTATTGTTGCGAAATTTAATTGGGCAATCGATGCAAAGTTCTGTTTCGAGCGGGGCTAGTTTTACAGATCAAGAACCAGTCAGAACCAAAAATGCAGCTACTATGATGTGCGGTATCTACATTCTTAACGCGTCTAACAAAACTTAACagtcaatataattttttttttatatcaactCCATATTACTTTGAAAATCGAAAGAATTTCACTATCTTATTTGGATTCCTTAGAGGTGAAATCTATAACGCACACGCAAGGATAAGCGATTTTTTAgtatgataattttattaagctTCTATAATAGCTTATAAATTATGTATGGTTTCTGCTAAAACGATTTTGTGGATTCAGCTGTGTTCTTGAACTTTTATTCCTCAATTTACATAATTGTGTTTATCTTGGAATTCGGGATGTGTCAGCCTCTAATTGCTGACTTTGGGATAAGTATAAAGGGCACAAAGATTATGTAGTTATGTTACTTTTTGATACATATTGGCCGTCAAGGACATTATGGGATGCGGTCGGAGCAACATCATAATAACGACAGTTAGTCCCAGATTTATGACCTCGCGAATATATGCCAATAGAAGCAGgttattcgaaaataaaattaatcacGACGTATTTTTATGTGGACCCAGTGATTCAGCTTCTATTAAAAAGagagcaaaaatattaaattgtggGTCATTATGCGGGGAATGTATTTCCGAAGATCAAAGtattctttgttgtgccgatataataacgatccatttttgaatcggattgttacttgtgatgagaaatggatcctatatgacaataccagacgttcatcgcagtggttggatcaagatgaaccaccaaaacattgtgcgaaaaaaaatcttcatcaaaagaagcttatggtgtccgtttggtggtccaacgcaggtgtcatccatcacagcttcatgaaatctggtgaatcgattacggctgatgtctactgctgacaactgaccgaaatgatgaggcaactgacggttaagcagccaagattagtcaatcgaagcgcaccgctattgttgcacgacaacgctcggccacgcaccgcacaagtcaccttggccaagctacaggagttgaaattggaaactcttcgtcatccaccgtattcacccgacttagcacccactgattaccacttctttcaaaatttggataacttcttggtagggaaaacattcaactctgacgaggctgtcaaagctgccttccaagagtttatcgactcccggcccgcaggcttttacagcaggagaattaatgaacttcccgttaaatggcagaagtgtattgataatggtggtgcatatttcgattgacaataaaaacatttcatatgaaaaaaaaatgactaaagtttcaattcaattctactcatttcatactacatgACTTAATACAACGGGTCGACCGCTGCTTGGCGatctgttaatttttactCCTTATGAAACGTTCTAAAGAcattaaaatgataaacatCTGAAAAAGGAATAATggtaaaattatatataatattttcaaactttgctCATCTGATGAAGACCTGAGGAATGAACTAATTACAACTAGTTCCAGAGCctggaacaccttgtatatttgatgtgaaattttagaaatttgttgTACAGTTGTGGCCTCTAGCGATAgagttgaaaattattttctgcaatttctcGCGTGGAATTCCTAACAAAAGACTTTTCTGCTTTTATTTCTTCCAGtggtttttgatatacagCTGATGACCATTGCTACTTCAAAATTCATTGGCGCAATAGCTTCATTGGTTCATTTCCGCGATTTCAATCGCCAAAAATGTCCCTTTACTGAGGGAACTTTACTAGGGTTTGTAGAGTCATCAAAGGCAATTCCCCTTCGCTACTGTTATCTAACAAATAAAGCTGTAAATTTTGCGATATTTACTGTGAAGCTTTCATTGGGCCCGGTTTTCATTAGACACAGTTCTGAAACGCGAATTagcagaaattaaaaaaaatgcaggaACGATGCAAATTGGAAAACGCAAAACCATCAAAAACGCCAATTTACATAGGTGGCAATACCACCAGGGATTTGTTGTGGGAAAAAAAGGATTATTCGTTAATTCTAATTAGAGTCTTAGATAAACCCAATGTAGAAGTGTTAAGCGTTCCTGAGAGAGATGTTAAAAGGCGATAGGAACGGTAACCCTAAGAAACGCAGTTTTGTTGCACATTTTTGCATACGCGCCCGCCACTACAATTTGCCTATACAGGGGAACTAAAGATATCTCTATGTATATCTTCATTGATTAATGATTGGCTAGATATCTTTTTCAAtgaatgagaaaattaaaCCTTCGCGAGGGGGGATTTCTAGAATAGGTTCGCCATGTGTGCGCTAGGAAATCCACACAAATGTGGTTGGGAATATCATTAAATCTAGACGTCATCCACTTGAAAGCTTGGAAATATCAAACTAAGAGCGTTTGATGTTTAACAGCTATTGTAAGGAAGCTATAGGCGCTGACCACTATAGAAATGCTTACTACACTGCATGCGGCGCATTAATATTCCGATTATGTTGCTAAATTTcgtaatattaatattattgtccattaataaattgttttgctTGTAGCTAGTTAAATTCTGgcggttaaaaaaaaattaccatgaAATTACCCGATAAACAAATTATCGAAATAATGTATGCAGGTAACACCTAATTGTTTAAGAATGAATCCATAAGCGTTCAAAAAAAACGGCCATGCGTAGATATAGGTAAATTGTCTCAAAAATACGTTGGTACCACCTGCTGgtgaaagttttcaaatttagacttttctgtaattttcaggaattttcttcttgaagTATTCAACACGAGTAGAATAAATCGAAATATTCCAACTCTGGGGAATATCGACCACAATCAAGCTATTTTGCCCTGACACTTATGTAGATGTTTCATTCTCAATAACCTTGCGTCTGCAATTTTGACTTAATTACGCCACTGACTATCTATGTAACACTCGTTATTTCTCTTAACCGAACGTGTAGAACGACGTGTAATTAGtaaaaaaccaataaaactCTGACGCATATAAAATGTTCCATCGTCCAATGCGTCTTGTGCATATGTAAAGAAACAACTACAATAAAAAGGTGAAATGTTTCTTAAGCTGCAGGGCCTCGTGATAGTCATTTTTGGTGTTTGTGCAGCTGTACATTTGCGTAAGTACTGCATCGCCTGACCCTTCTTCTTACAGGAATACGATTTTCATTGCAGCACCTGAAATCGAAAAATGCTCAAAATCGGACCCAAACTTTATCGAATGCATGAAGAGGACCATAAGAGACActttagtatttttaaaaaatggtaacgacaaattttcctataaaaaaagtGGTAGCCAAAATTGTTTTATCAGGCAACAAAGAGCTGGGATTTTCTACAATTGACCCATTCTACGTGGAAAAACTGGAACTCATCGCCGATTCCAAGACATCAGTGAAGCTCAATCAAAAATATGAACACATTTACATGTATGGATTCACCACTTCTGAGATTAGAAAATTCAGGTGAGTAGGTGCCTGTGCATCCTATGAATCCTCCATTTCTACAAACCACTCAATGCAGCTTCTTGTTTCTAGTTTAGACTATGGTGTCCCTGGAAAAACTCCATGTAAGTGGGAAATAGAAATTTACACCCCTGCATCAAGAATGGAGGCGGACTATGAGTTGAACGGCCAAGTTCTCTTGTTCCCAATTAATGGAAAAGGAAGATGTAACGTCACATTAGGTAAGCAATTCGGTAATGATACCTGCTTTGTTCGTGGCAAATCAGATGTTTTTAGAGCGTCTTCTAAATAAACACGTTGCACAGTGTGAACTGTAcaccaaaaaggaaaaaacccACTTGAGGCTAAAAGACTACACTATAGAAATGACTGCTGAAAGTTGCCATTTCGATTTCCCCAACCTAATTCCAGGCAACGAACAAATTTCCAAGGAGGTTAGTAAAACCGTAAATGAAAACTCTTTGGAGATATTCAAAGATGTGAAGAATGGATTCGAGCAGATGCTATCAAGTTTGCACCAGAATGCGGCCAATAACGTATTCTCAAAGATTCCCGAAGAAGAGCTCTTTGGGGCttgaattttagttttgcAATTGTATAATAAAGTTTCCCGCTGACTGATTATTTGTTGATTAATGCATGCAAAATTGATCGTTAATAGTCAACTTTAACGCTCAGTTATTTGACTTCAGTGCATAAAGCAAGTTTTGTCATCTGTCTTTGTGCTTTATCTCATAGTCCTGTCACTTTCACCGGGTTTGAATTTTCGTCCAGCAATTTTCCTATGAATGGTAAGCTGCGTTTTTCGAATAGCTTCTATTTCAAATTGTAATGAtgaattactttatttactaaattcaaaattacgtttttattTCAAGAATCATAACCAACATCGCACAGAGTCATGACTGAAAAATATTGTGACTAACGCGTAAATTGAGAGGCGATTAATAATCTCATCCCTCGAAACGCACGCGCGTGGTTCACGTGTCAATTATTAATGGTGTTCATTAATTCACTTATATGTTAAACACCTATTAGGACTAATTTATTTACcgcatttttattgaaactgtAATATTTGCTGACGTAAACTGAAATAAGCTGTTGTCATAGCAATGTATATAGCTATTAGGTAGCTATGTGCTGAATGTGATTGATCAATATTTGATACGGCAAAAAGATGTCAGACGCCCTGGTTACTGAAAAGCTTTTATTATCCGAAACAGTGGAAAACAGCAATAAAAACAATACTCTGGACATCTTTAAAGGACCAAGGTATGGAAAATGCTATCTAGGGATGTGAAGCCCAGAGAAAAAACTACTTTGATTATTAGCACATCACTTATCTAGTCAAAGAACTCATGTAACTGACACCTAAAGATGTCCTCCTCTTGTAGAATGACcaaaaaatttctcaagaaccACTGCAAGGAAAATCGCCTTTATCAAACTCCGTATCTAAATGACGTCCTTTACCTccattttaaaggtttttcctTTATCGAAAATCTGGAAGAATATACTGGACTAAAGTGCCTATGGTTAGAAAATAACGGCCTAAAGGAAATAAGTGGCCTAGgcaagtaattaataaaaaccaagaATCTTGGTAGGTATTCTCACCAACACACCATTACCTAGACCACCAGCAAGGCCTAAGAAGCCTCTTTCTGCACTACAACCTCATAAAGAAGATCGAAAACCTGGAAAACTGTCTTATATTAGACACCCTCAATCTCTCTCACAACCAAGTGAAAACAATCGAGAATTTGGATTGCCTGAAGAGCCTACACACCCTCAACATCGCCAACAACTACGTGGAAAGTCTTGAGGACTTTGAGCACTTGGAGAAGCTGCTAGAGCTCTCGGTGCTCGATTTAGCCAACAACCACATTGATAACCCCTTGATAGTCAAGACATTAGGACGGATGCCTGGACTGAGGGTTTTGAATTTGATGGGCAACCCTGTAATCAGGAAGATACCGGCCTATAGGAAGACATTGATTCTTGCTTGTGTATGTTGTTGTGTTGGCTTAGGATTCGGTATGAGTTTAGAGATTTTTAGGCTCATCTTCAATATTTGGATGACCGTCCAGTGTTCCCAAGAGAAAGGGCATGTGCAGAGGCTTGGTATATTGACTAATTTTCGCCAAATTTAAACTAAGGCAATTGATTTTGCATATAGGCAAAGAGGTGGCATAACAGAAGAACACGATGAAAGAAAACGTTGGATTGATAGAGAAAGGCAAAAGATAATGGACAGTGTTAATGGTAATAAGGTACTATGTTCCTTACACGATCCTATGCAATCTCTGTATAGCTCTCATCAAAATGAAGGACGCTAAACGTGCAGTTCGGGACAATACTCAGATCCTGGATAGTGGTTTCTGCACATCAGTGGGAGACTCCGAGAGCGAACCCGAAAGTTTGTCTCACCCCAAATTGGATAATTTCAATCGTATTGAAGCACCTGGtatatttatcaaattatcaTAATATCCTGCGAATAGAAGTTCCATCATTTGCAGGGAATTCTGCAATGGATAACGGCCCTGATAATGAAGAACCTTTCTTAGACAAAGAAAGAAAGGTAATTTATGGACGAGATGTAGCAGTAGAAGAAGATGGCAGTGGAGGGGATGAGACCAGCTCTGCATCTTCAGATACTGATTCCGACGGTGATTTTATGATGGACCGACAAACTATTGAGAATCATTCTAACTCTCGCAGcagaatttttgatttttcaagcAAAGGTGAGATGTTGTAGACTTTTTACTGCTGCTTTAAagccaatttatttttattggaataGCGCATTATCTATGAGAACACtgatttaacaattttttgctcTATTCCAGCTCCTTTTCATAACCAAAAACGCCTGGTTGAAGAACTCGAACCTCGGCCTTGCACGAGCAAACAAGCCATAGCTGAAACCGAATCTATAGATGCTGATGAAGAAACGAAGGTAACAACTCGTGAAAATCTTAAAGCCGTGTTGACAACCAACCTAGACATTGCCAAAGGAGACTTTAATACGTCCCTTCCAGAAACTACTTCAAGTGGCAGTGTAAATGAGGGAAGAATTAAGACTCAAGTCTTAGAAGATCAGGGTGCTTTGGCAATAGAATCTGTTGAAAATCTCATGGATAAACCTGAAGCCAGTAATGGTTCACAACctgaaataaacaaattcgAAGATCTAGAGAATCTGATTTATCAAGAAGTACAGACTGGAAGAGTTGATGATGAGAGCGTGGATAATATTGAAAGAAGTGAAGAGCTGAAACTTAACGCTAACACCTTAGAAGAAGATGTTaacgtaattaaaaaaaaacatgtagaCCAAATAGAAGAAGCGTCTGCTCTATTAAGTGAACCAAGCCCACTCAAACCAAAGACCTTCTTCACGATCTACCGGGATCAAAACTTAGAAGATGGATCAGAGGACAGTGATGACAGTGAAGCAGAAGAAAGTGACAGTAGCAATAAAGAAGATGAAGAAAAAGTTAGCATCAAGAGGCAGAGCGCATTTGCATCAATTGTTGATAAATGTGAGGCAATCAAAATGAGCTCTATGGAAGTGCAAGAGGGTGACTTTACCATCTCAGTGAAGGCCGAAAAAGAGCTTCCAGTATGTCTCTTGCGCGAAGATAGCAAATGTAAAGAACTTAATGATGTTAGTTATAGACAGTTGCTAAATTTGAACATAAAAATTCCCAATCAAAATCGGATGACTTTACAGCTCGCCGACTGTAAAAGGAATAAAGAAGAAGACGAGTGTAAAAGTGGGATTGGCGAAATGCTTCTTCAGTCTAAGAAAGAAAGTAAACCGGAATCTGAAATAGTGTCACCGAAAGATATAAGTGAAGAAGAGGACAAAGCACTATGCGATCAGAATGATACAGTTAGTATTTGCTATGACATCACTTATTCTGAGAGGGATATTGTAGTATCTGACGCAAAACACCCCATGATTTACAATGTTCTGAAGTTCTCCAAGAACCGTCAAGAACATGAAAACACCGATAGAGTTATGAGCGAGTTACAGCAGGatgaagaagaaattataaaagtaGATAATTCTGTGGTGGTCAACAATACTATAGGTGACGTTAGGGAAGGCATGTGGGAAATCAACAAGAAATTCGAAGAATTCCAGGAGAAGAATCGATGTGCTAGACAAGATATTATCGACAATTATAATGAAGCTTTGGAAAaggagattaaaataattgatgaaTTTATAGAGCTGCAGAAGGATAGGCCTAAGAGAATCTTCCTGAGCAAACCGCTAAGGAAGCCTGAGGaggaaataaatgataaatatttaaaaaaacatttcaatgaCATGGGGATGTATTTGCCTGAAGATGTAGAGAAGCAAGGATTGATTTTTCAAAGGGGTGACGTGGTAAATAGCGTGGAGGAAAGTACGGTTGCGGAGATTGTTGATAGTCAAGCTGAAAGGCAACTTTTAGCCGAGATGGAAACTTTGAGGAAAGTTATTGAAGGGGAAGAAAGGGAGACAAAAAAGAGTGACCTAGACAAGAAGAAGGAATTAATAAAGACAGAAAGGGAGAAGATAAttgaagaacattttttggagGACATACGCTTGGAAGACGATGCTGATGATGCTTTAATGGAAGAAACAGCAACTATCTGTAGTGTAAAGAGGAACGTGTCGCGTTCTTTGGAGATGCAGTTGGCTCAAGAGAGGAATAAGATTGAAAAGTGATCTCTTTCTGCTTAACATACatatttgtatcttttttgcACTGATAATAAAGAACGAACATAAGTCATCGGGAATATTGTTTACAATGGTCGCTCAAGGACATAccaaagataattaaaaaaaaatcctaaacaGCTTTGAAAAGTCAAAGTTGAAGAATATCAAAtgtgatttaaataatattaagcTGTCGGAGTAGAATCATCATCAAATTTACCTGtctgcatttttaaaactgaaattgcgGTTGTAAATGACGAAAAAATGGAGATCTAGAGGTTTTTTGAATCGAACTACATAATTAGtacaattaatataaaaatcccGTAGTCCTGATACACGTgtacttttagaaaattaaaatgcgTCGTTGTTAATGAGTAGACAAATACTTAATA encodes the following:
- the LOC136415101 gene encoding protein takeout-like, whose product is MFLKLQGLVIVIFGVCAAVHLPPEIEKCSKSDPNFIECMKRTIRDTLVFLKNGNKELGFSTIDPFYVEKLELIADSKTSVKLNQKYEHIYMYGFTTSEIRKFSLDYGVPGKTPCKWEIEIYTPASRMEADYELNGQVLLFPINGKGRCNVTLERLLNKHVAQCELYTKKEKTHLRLKDYTIEMTAESCHFDFPNLIPGNEQISKEVSKTVNENSLEIFKDVKNGFEQMLSSLHQNAANNVFSKIPEEELFGA
- the dtr gene encoding dynein axonemal assembly factor 1 homolog, giving the protein MSDALVTEKLLLSETVENSNKNNTLDIFKGPRMTKKFLKNHCKENRLYQTPYLNDVLYLHFKGFSFIENLEEYTGLKCLWLENNGLKEISGLDHQQGLRSLFLHYNLIKKIENLENCLILDTLNLSHNQVKTIENLDCLKSLHTLNIANNYVESLEDFEHLEKLLELSVLDLANNHIDNPLIVKTLGRMPGLRVLNLMGNPVIRKIPAYRKTLILACAHLQYLDDRPVFPRERACAEAWQRGGITEEHDERKRWIDRERQKIMDSVNALIKMKDAKRAVRDNTQILDSGFCTSVGDSESEPESLSHPKLDNFNRNSAMDNGPDNEEPFLDKERKVIYGRDVAVEEDGSGGDETSSASSDTDSDGDFMMDRQTIENHSNSRSRIFDFSSKAPFHNQKRLVEELEPRPCTSKQAIAETESIDADEETKVTTRENLKAVLTTNLDIAKGDFNTSLPETTSSGSVNEGRIKTQVLEDQGALAIESVENLMDKPEASNGSQPEINKFEDLENLIYQEVQTGRVDDESVDNIERSEELKLNANTLEEDVNVIKKKHVDQIEEASALLSEPSPLKPKTFFTIYRDQNLEDGSEDSDDSEAEESDSSNKEDEEKVSIKRQSAFASIVDKCEAIKMSSMEVQEGDFTISVKAEKELPVCLLREDSKCKELNDVSYRQLLNLNIKIPNQNRMTLQLADCKRNKEEDECKSGIGEMLLQSKKESKPESEIVSPKDISEEEDKALCDQNDTVSICYDITYSERDIVVSDAKHPMIYNVLKFSKNRQEHENTDRVMSELQQDEEEIIKVDNSVVVNNTIGDVREGMWEINKKFEEFQEKNRCARQDIIDNYNEALEKEIKIIDEFIELQKDRPKRIFLSKPLRKPEEEINDKYLKKHFNDMGMYLPEDVEKQGLIFQRGDVVNSVEESTVAEIVDSQAERQLLAEMETLRKVIEGEERETKKSDLDKKKELIKTEREKIIEEHFLEDIRLEDDADDALMEETATICSVKRNVSRSLEMQLAQERNKIEK